The DNA segment GAACTACTTGACGACGCCAATATCCGCTATGCTGAAGATGGAGCTGGAGTTCTTAAAGCCTGGCATGATATTCACCCACCCAATTTAACCATTTTAGATATCCATATGCCGGTATTAAATGGTCTTGAAGTTATGCGGCATTTATTGGCGAGTGGTACGAAAATTCCAAAAGTAATTATTTATACTGCCTCACGTGATGATGCTATGCGGCAGCAATGCCTCGATGCTGGTGCTGCCGCTGTTATTATTAAATCACGAGAAAATATACATGAGGCCATTCGTACGGCGCTGCAAATACCGAATATTTAAAATTACAACCTTAATTGATTTATACATGATTTCGCAAAGGACTTGGTAAATGAATCATGAACAAATAGAAGAATCACTTGATAATGCCGTGCACGAAGCATTTATTGAAATGCTTCCCAAAACACCTATAAATAAAATCTCCGAAACCTGCAGTAAAACAACTATCGCCGATGCCGCTATTGTCGCTTTATCTGGAACTTTATGCGGCTCACTTATTGTACTAACCCCACGTGAAAGTACCGTTGCTCTTGCGCGCAAATTAGCTGGTTTACTTATTAATGAAGACAATGGGAGCATGGCAGAAAACGGATTATTGACCCAACTTGAACAAGATTCTATTCGTGAACTTTCTAATCGGGTTGGTTGTATTTTTACTGGCAATGTAAACGCTCGCAACATTTGTAAAATAGATCCCACTTTCCCGATTTTTATTTGCGGTCAAGATATCAATATTATCGCTGAAAGTGATATTCGTTTACGCTTTATCTATAAAGTAGACGAAAATATAAACATTGAAGCACGAATATTTTTATCACCACCCCAACAAAGTAAAACCCGTGAAGAAAAAATTAAAGAAATTGAATGCTTACGCGATGAACTCTTAGCCAGCGAGAAATAGCAAAGATGGGCGAGGATATCCGCGAATTAAAAGAACAGGCTCAAAAATATATTTCTAAACGTCAGCAAAATAAGGCTTTGTCTATTTTTGAAAAAATAATCAGCCTTGATAATCAAGATACCTTTTCTATTAAAAAGATAGCCGAACTATCAGAATCATTGGGTGAAAAAGAAAAAGCTGCAAATTGGTACGTACAATTAGCAGTACAATTAAATAAAGAAGGACGACGATTACAGGCTATCGCAAGCTGCAAGCTAGCTATCAATGCAATTAGCCCACATGCTGCCGCACAAGCACTATTAGTTTCTCTATATCAACCAGAGTCTAATGTTACTCCAGCAAATTTCACTTTAAATCCACAAGCACTATCTCATAAACCTGTTGCCCCACCCCATCGGCAAAATCCTATAGCTCAGCAAGAAATATTGCCCGATGCTACTGAGGAAGTTGCGCTCGTCGCAGAAGAAAACAAAACCTTTACTGGTTCAATTTTTTCTAATGCAATCACCGAGCATATCGAAATATTTGTATCAGTATTAATAGAACTTTACGCAACATTTTCTGGTACAACTCTTAAAGCAGAAAAACAATCCTTAGCCAACTCAATTGCTGGTAACACCGATTTTCTATGGTTAATTCAATTCTCAGATGACGCTGAACATAGTGTAATAGTCTCAGCACAACGTCGCTTTATTCGTGAAGTAACAATGCGCGCCTTGGATATAGACGAAAATATGATTACCGATGTCATGGCTACTAAAGTTAGTAATAAGCTAATCAGTATATATGCCGATGATGTCAAACGCGCTTTTGCAAATAAAGGTCAAACTGTAAATTCAGGACCACCATTACCGGTAACTGGCGAAAATGCTACATATCAATTACAAGGTACCCGTGCTTTACATGTTCCATTGTCTTCGGAGATTGGTTGGACACAAATTACCATAGCTGGCGGAATATGATAATAATGTTTACCGCCAAAGTGAAAAACTAATGACTACTGAAAATCGTGATTCGTCTCATGTTAAAATTCAGATACAACTTGATGAGGAAATAGCCCAAGGTATGTATGTTAATTTGGCTTTAGTCAATCACACTGAAACTGAATTTACTATTGATGTTATGTATTTACAGCCACAACAACCAAAAGCTAAAGTTCGTGCCCGTCTCATAACTAGCCCATTACATACCAAACGATTAATGTTGGCTTTACAAGAAAATCTTCGTCGTTACGAAGAACGCTATGGTACTATTGAATTTTCAGGGCCTAATCCAGCTGACATGTTGCAATAGTAAGATAATGATTTGAATGTGTTTACATACGAATAAGCGCTGAACCCCATGTAAAACCTGAACCAAAAGCTGCAATGCAAAGTAACTCACCTGTTTTAATACGTCCGAGTTTGCGTGCCTGATCAATAGCAATAGGTAATGATGCTGCGGTAGTATTCCCTAACTGCTGTATATTATTAAAAACTTGGTCGTCACGTAAACTCAACTTTTTCTGTACCATTTCACTAATACGCAAATTTGCCTGGTGTGGAATAAATAAATTTATTTGTTCAGTCGTAAGGTTATTTTGTTTTAATGCCTCAAATACTACTTCAGGCATTCGCAATGATGCATGTTTAAATACATTTCGACCATTCATTTTTGGCAAGTGATCACGAGTGGTCTGTAATTGTTTAATATTTGTTCGTGGCATTTGGGCACTTGAAGGAGTAGCGATGCATAATTCATCAGCATATGCCCCATCAGCATGTAAATGAACTGACAGTATACCTCGTTCACCATCTTCTACTGCACCTATGATAACCGCTCCAGCACCATCACCAAAAATAACAGTAACATCACGACTATCATCAGAAAAATCTAAACCTGATGAATGCACTTCCGAACCAATAAGTAAAATTCGTTTGTAATTACCAGTACGGATATAAGCATCAGCAACCGAGAGACCGTAAATAAAACCAGAACATTGGTTTCGTATATCTAAAGCTGGTACGCCAGCAGGTATACCTAATTTAGTTTGTACCAATACCCCATCACCTGGAATTATATGGTCCGGACTTAAAGTAGCATAAATAATAAAATCAATATCTTCTTTAGCTACCTGGGCATCAGCAAGAGCAAGACGAGCCGCACGAGTCGCTAGCTCGCTGGAACCCATTGCTTCTTTATCCCAATCAACATAATGACGTGTATGAATACCAGTTCTCTGTACAATCCATTCATCTGATGTTGAAAATAGCTTTGCCAGATCGTCATTGGTAACTACTTTTTCGGGTACATAATGGCCGGTTCCTAAAACAACCG comes from the Deltaproteobacteria bacterium genome and includes:
- a CDS encoding response regulator transcription factor, translated to MTNILIADDSKTMRMQISNVVRELLDDANIRYAEDGAGVLKAWHDIHPPNLTILDIHMPVLNGLEVMRHLLASGTKIPKVIIYTASRDDAMRQQCLDAGAAAVIIKSRENIHEAIRTALQIPNI
- a CDS encoding DUF3467 domain-containing protein, which gives rise to MTTENRDSSHVKIQIQLDEEIAQGMYVNLALVNHTETEFTIDVMYLQPQQPKAKVRARLITSPLHTKRLMLALQENLRRYEERYGTIEFSGPNPADMLQ
- a CDS encoding ketoacyl-ACP synthase III, with protein sequence MPRSVVLGTGHYVPEKVVTNDDLAKLFSTSDEWIVQRTGIHTRHYVDWDKEAMGSSELATRAARLALADAQVAKEDIDFIIYATLSPDHIIPGDGVLVQTKLGIPAGVPALDIRNQCSGFIYGLSVADAYIRTGNYKRILLIGSEVHSSGLDFSDDSRDVTVIFGDGAGAVIIGAVEDGERGILSVHLHADGAYADELCIATPSSAQMPRTNIKQLQTTRDHLPKMNGRNVFKHASLRMPEVVFEALKQNNLTTEQINLFIPHQANLRISEMVQKKLSLRDDQVFNNIQQLGNTTAASLPIAIDQARKLGRIKTGELLCIAAFGSGFTWGSALIRM